The genomic stretch TTGAGCTTCGGATGTTTGTCACCATATATACTGACAACTACAATGATCATACAAACAAGCATGGCTGTAAGGCATGGAAGTGTTTTGATGTGCCTTCATCACAGTGCATCTCGCTTGCAAGATATAAACAACTAATTCATCAGAAAAAGGTGAACACACATTCTGAAGTATTGTGGCGCTGAGGTTCTGCATGATCTCAGGGCTGCCCAGAAAAACATATTCACATCATTGTTACTAGTTTTTCACTCCCTGTCCATCAAACAGTACAGCCACTCATTGCCTCTCAGAATCTGTAGGAACTCTTCCTGTAGGGACTAGATTTAATCAAACTGGGGTCTGTGATGTTATTCACACCACTTTGGGGTCTCTGGATTTAAAAACTTTAGGATCATCTAATTTATAaccttttatttctgtaaaatatTCAGCAAATGTCTGTAAATCCATTAATTTCTCCAAAGTAAGACTAGATCATGCGATGTGGAGGCAGAACATATTGGGTGGAACATCCACATTACAAATGTTAGTCGAGTGCGACTCAAGAGTTTGACTTTCAAGTTTTACAGTGCCAATTAAATCACATATCACCATCCAGGCTAAAACTCAATCAAATGCTTAGTAAAGTCTCAGCAGGAAAACAAAGAGGGAAGAAAACTCCTGTTCCAGTTTTCCAGGCCAAAGGCCAAAAAAGACAAGGTTTGAATAAACTTGTGAGCAAGAAAAGAAACGCCCAAAATCCACATCCCACACAGCAGTTCAAGTGTGGAGACTAACAACTCAAACATGGAGATCTCAGCCCACGCTTAACATATTTACAGTGGTTGAATTCATGTTCTGAACTGGTCTGCTGGACTGGTTACAAATACAAcaccaaaatgtaatttaaaatgcCAACAGACTGCCAGATTATCATTCATTATTTCATGGCCATGTGGATTACATAGAGGAAGAACATcgaaacataaacaaaacaaaaaaatggacAATTGCCTACAACTTCACAAGAAAACACACCCGCCTTTAATGTGTGTTAAACCTTAGTCTGAAATGTTCTTGGTCATCTCTATaggaaatgtgtatttaacTTGACTCCTGCAAGTTGTTTTGGCAGATTAGGCTCCCAACACATCAGCGCTCACAGGCAGGCAGCGAGgtaataaacaacaaacactaaaatCCAGCCAGTGCCTGTTTCACACGGACGTGACCCTCATGTGGCCCTGCAGCAACATTTTCTGAACCACACCTCCATTTTTTTGGAATGTTTAATGTCCATAAAGTTATCATTAAAGCAATTTGAAGACCAACAAGGATAAATGGCTAATTTCTTGCAGTCTGTCAAGATCCAGAAACTCTCTCCATCATTTCCTTCCTTACTCGCTGCCCTGCGTCTCCTTCCTCGTCTTTCCAGTCGCCTGCTAAATCAGCTCCTAAAGCTACGCTGGGAAATATAGTGCTatcatcaaacacacagactcatGCGGGAGTCTTTACTTTCAAAACAAGCCTGAGGGGGAACTCTTCTCGGGGAACGTAAGTTTGATGATCAGACAGTGAGACTTCAGTTCACACACTGGGAGAGATTAGTCGAGAGGCAGGCTGAGATACGGGCGGGAAAATGAACCGCGTTTAGGTGAGCGGGAGATCACTGCGGAGTCTTGTGTGGAATCTGTGGAGCTAGGAAATGAAAAGATATGAAATGTGGGATTGAGGGTACAGATGAGAGCGTGATAACAATGTGGCCGTGTTACACACTGTGGCTTGGGGCTGTAGGTGAAACATAACAAGAGCTGAAAATGGTGCGATAAGCACAAGGCTCTGTCTTTACAGTTAGGAAGAGAAAGTACAGCTGAGACCTATTAAAGCTTCTGACTCTGAGAATCCGGAGCGAGATGGAGATGCAACTGCAGCACCCTGAAGAGGCATAAATGAAAAGATCCAAGCGTCTGGGGCAGGTCGGAGCGGGTGCACTGTAACAGATCTGGAGCTGAGTGAAGAAGGAGGTCTGGAGGGTGTACATTCTCCACTTTGACCCCAACATTCCTGGAAACAGACCCTTCTCTCTACTCACTGCACCTCATCTTTCCAAATTGCTTGCATACCAGCACATGCAGACACGAAAGATCAAATCCTCTTCTAAATGTGCAGACTTCTTCTGTTACAAGGCATTAAGAAGGTAGGCAATACTTAACATAAGCAAATTCATATCTTCTCCAGAAAGTATGACCAATATGTTTCATTCTTGATGGAATTCCACAGATTTCAGCGCATTGAAAACACAATGCAGCTTTCGATTTAAGACACAAAACAGGCCTCCTGCTCCTTTCAGGGGGTCAGCCACGCATCCCCTTTTCTACAGCACACTGACCCACTTATTCAGCATGTCCCAACCCCCGCTGCTATTATTGTGTGAAACAAACTCATCATTCATCATCGACTGAGGTCCGCAATTACCCCCACTCTTTCAGGGCACAGAAAGAAGAGGGGACACGACGCAACCCAGGAACGGCAGCTCATTAGATTAGTGATGCCTTGCCACCGCAATTAACTATACAGACAAACTCGGTGCTCCAGTTTCCAGCATTCTTCTTCGCATGGGCCGCTCTGTTCGACCCAAACGTCAGAACCACTCAGAGCAGCACTTTGGTTAGAGACGGGGcatggaaattaaaaaaagatgcaaaGTTCACgctgtctctcttttccctctgtCTGACACCCTCATACAAAGCAGAAGCGTACATGAGATAATACAGTTTTCCCTTTTAATGTCAAGCTTTCTCATACTACTCAGACTACTGGCCACATGCTGTGAGCATTTGAACTTCAAAAAGGCTTTGGGTTTCATGAATATGCTTAGTGTACCATTTTGCAAGATCTGTTTTGGTATTTGAGCCTATAACCGTGTATTCTGTATTGTATATACGCTAATATTGGAGATATGACTATACAATGATCTTATCATCTGTTTGCACATTGGCCGCCATAAACAgcatatataaagaaaataataaatgtgccaCTGTATAGATGAATTTGATTTAAcgtttttacataataattaacAGGCTACTCTATAACTGGCTCACAAAGTCTAATCTGAGGACAAACAATAAATTCAAGGACAAAATTCAAAGTCTCCAACAAGTGAGAACTCATTCATACcttaaaagagaaacaaaacaatcgCTTCATCTTGCCAAGTGTTTACAAAGCACTGAGGGTAAACCCCTGATGACATACTCCCTCAGGGGAGCAGTACCTCTGATCGACAAAAGGAAATGTTCTCATATACTGTTGCTGCAGAGCGCTGCTGTGGACCCCCACCAGTCCTGCAGGAAGCCAAGAACAAGGACAATTTCCACTCTTTGAGACAAACAGGACACACGTGAGTCACACAGCGACCAACTGAAAACAATGTGTCGTCAGTCTTTTCAGTCTTCTGACATGCACTGCTGCTCATCTCAACAGTTGACAAACCCTCTCTGCTCTAAAGAAAATGTGCTTCTCTTTTAAATAATGGCTGTTTCAGGGaggtttataaaatatgatacgCAGGTTTTCAGAAGTGTATTTCTTGTCAATGTAGTAAAAACAGAAGTGTGAGCGAATCTGTTTCAGAGTATATCAGCGTATTTAATTTAGACTTGCTACTAAGCTTCAATAGTGACCTTGCCAGTAAGGCAACTCCTAAATATGTCATATACAGATAACGGTTCCTCCCTAAAAGAACAAGCTGTGATGAGAAAAAAACCTCCACACTTGACTGGCGAGAAAGACTTCCCATGAAAAATGATGACGGGCTACATTTAACAGGTACAGAATATttcgttttttttattatcagtttGCTCTGTTGACGCAGTTTAAGTATGCTGAGCTTAATTTCCACTTGCGTCATTTGAGAAAAGGTACAGCTCCCCCACTGCTGTAGGTGgatatgctatgctatgctgaTCCGTGTGTTGAAACTACTTTGTTTATGCAGTGAGAGTTCACTGCATAAATGGGATGTTTAAGCTCTTTATCAGCGTTTCACTGCAAGCCGGCAAAAACATATCATGGAATCACTGATGTATGACTAACACAGcagaaatgcacaaaaacatCTGCCTATCACATTATGAGATCTATGCATGTACAAGTACAACTGGAATTTACAGGGTTTAGAGAAATGTGGGAGGAACTcgataaaaatgtataaagttaACTGAAAACTTGTCTTTCCGCATGGACATGAGGTGCTACTTGAGAAACTATTATTCACCGAATATCTGTGAAATTATGTTACTGGATGATAATAATtcaaatgctttgttttttcatattaaacattattatgttACTCCGGCCTTTTCTTTGCCTGGtacaataaattgtattttgacattttgaattcaaaaatgttttaaactgcaaTGGAGACAATGAGACAAGGGATCTTTGActgcctttcttctttttgccaATCCTTTCCACAGAAATACAGTGATTACACTAATCTAAAGTTCCAAGCTTATTCCGGATACAGTCAATCCTGCCTGTTTTAAAACCAGTGTCTCAGTATTTTGACACTCAGTGCCATAGATGGTGTAAATATTGTCACGTCAAAGCAGCGCCTCAACCTCTGATGATGAACATATGGCATAACTTGctatgcaaaacacacacacacagttacagctCCCCTGATGCGCTGCTTATCTCCACAATCCTCTGTGACAGGGTGTGTTTGTGGAGTGGGGGAGGGCGAGAGCAGAAGGAAATGAGGAGGAGGGAACACGGGGAGTCAAAGTGGAGGataggagagggaggggaaacaAACGTTAGGCTGATTACCTGCTTGGCCTCCACCAAAGACGTCTGCAGCCTGCCTATTTCCTTCTCATACTGCTCCCTCATCTTGTCCACCTCCTGATCATGAGCGGCCACTTCCTCCTTCAGGGCTCCTTTCAGAGCTGTCAGCTCCCTCTCTCGCCTCCTCAGcacttcctcctgctcttccttGGCCAGGAGAATATCCTGCATCTCCACTTTCAGTTGCATCATGTCCTGTGGAAAATTAAGACAGTTTGGTTACTTTTGAATCACTACAGAATTTGCAGAATCAAGCTGACGAGTTTGACTGTGACACCTAAGCTTGCTCTTACCTTTGGTTACTTAACCGCTTATAGATTACAAATATAGATCTTAAGACAGGACATAATCAATAACAGCAATGTAGTCATTTTAGATATTCAGTTCCAGAATTGTATTCAGCTGTGTTCCCATTGAGTTAGTTTATTCTGTAGCGCCTCCAGAGAGAAATCTTTCAGATAAAGCCGTCTCCATTTGGAGTTGCTATGGtttaacaaaaatgttttcagcaAACTAAAATGCCTTCTGTGTTATTTCAGTGTGACAAACACACTGATGTTAGCTCACTCCAAAGCTACATTATACAATCTGGTTTATGTATATGGTTTTATTATTCAAGCAGCAGAGTGAAAAACTTTTAACTTTCATGGTGGTTTTTGAGAGAGGTAGATACCATCAGCCGCATGTTCCACAAGCTtagagcaacaacaaaaaaaactctCCTTCTCTAGAACAATGAACACAGCATTACCGCCATAATGagctctttctctccatctgcgGCTGACTTCTTGGCTGAGTCGAGCTCGTCGTGCATTTCTGACAGCTGGTCCTGCAGGTCTCTGATCTCTGTCTGGTGTTGCTCCCGCTCCATCTTCACCTGGAACAGCCTGACAAACCACACGACATGTCATAACACAGTTCAGGCCCTCTACATACTGTGAAgtatatgcacatacacaccgGCACACCTGCACCTTAATTCGCACATACAAATGGCTGCACCTGTGCTGGGTCTTAATGTGAGGCCTGCAGAGCACAGGGGTTAAATTGAATGCCTGAATGATGCCAAACCAATAATGTCTAAACTGCCTCTACACGACAACACCGAGGGGGAGGGTGATAAGTGATGCGAGGCACCTCAAACAAAATCGCCGACTGAAGCAGAGCATCCATTCCTGCTGTAAAACATAGAGGGTAGGAATTGGACCATTCGTCATGAGAAAGAAACTACAGATGATAATCAACTGAGAAACAAAACTAAGTGAAAGATCCTGGATTTGAAGAGGAAAAATTTAAATAAGAGCCCAACAGTAGAAATATAATAGCAATTTTACTATTTCCATCTACAACATTGAGAACAGCAAACAAAAGCTGCAGGCTGTGAATAGTGGCAACACTCTGGACATCAGACTGAGTAGTCAAATAACAGTTGTATAATATGTAAAGGGAGCTGCACAGTTGTCAGAATGAATAGTAAATCAGTCACCAAGCAATCATTAATATAGAGGGTGAAAGATAAAGCTAACAAACCAGAGGAGACATATAGGGCTGTTTAATAAGACGGAGGAACCGACATGGTAACCACTCCAGTAACTGTCTGGTGGTTTCATCAACAGACACCCTACACTGCTCTCACTGTGACAGTACATGGACATGTCAATGACAAGACCATGATCCCTCACCAGCTTCCCAACACTACCAGTTTTGTTTACTGGAGATCTACCAAGATGGCGATACCAGTGAAGGGAGttgaacttgtgtttttttgcaaccCACTTCTAGCCAAGTAAAACAATATACTGGGATTGACAAACTGTCGACACAACATTCTGTAAATGCTAAATATAGCTATAATTCATCGACGCTGATCGCTGTATTGACCTCATCATTGTCCAAAATTGCCACTTACTCTTCCACTGTGTTCTGGAGCTCGAACTCTGTTTTGGCTAGTTTTTCCTTCAGACGCTTACACTCCTCTACACTCCGCTCCAGCTCCCGCTGCAGCTCCTTCAAACCTGCTACTGTCCTCTTGTCAGCCTGATTCTTCTGTTGgtgaaacacacaaatattaatGTTGACATTTCAGTTTAGTATAGATACAAACAAATAGTCTTTGTCTGCACCAAGCTTTCAGCCTTTGGATTGAATTGATCTCATCGTGTcaataacatttgataaaaacacaaagacatggTCATTTTTTATCAGGATCCGTTTCAAATATTGCAAAAAAGGATTCAAACTATATAGAAAAATAGCATTTAAGATGTGCATGTTGTAAAACAATTACCTAAAAAGTAAATGCATTCTCAACAGTTCCAATTATTTAACTTAAACTAATTCAGTAAGTGTTTTGAATTCCCACTTACTACAGAATTACAAGTTTTCAAGATCGGCTCTTTATTCTAAAAGTGCCTTTGTGTTAAACTTAGCCAAGTCTACATCCAAACAGCGGTCGCAAAATATctctttaaattaaacaacagtAATCCCTTAAACCTACTTTACAACCAAACCCTTGATTAAACAATATTCTCATACAACAAGTTCAGCAATAAACCGACACGCCAACTTAAACATGCTGGTGTCAGAGGCACTGTGTCAGTCAGAGTGTTGTTACCGTGGTTTGGTCCTCGAGTTGTCTCTTCAGTTCGGCCATTTCCTTCCCCAGTTCATTATTTTGCACCTGCAGAGCTTTCGTCTGTGCGGCAAAATCCAGAGActgacagaagaagacagacgTTTTAGAGTTGTTTATTTCTTATTGATCCATTATGGATAGAAATACAAACTGAACATTTGGACTCATTAGTATTAGCACTCAGTTATTTAATAAAGGGTTGATATTCAATAACCGTTTAAAGTAAACATCCTGTATGCTATGCAAAGTAAACATCCTGTATGCTAAGGCTTTAGAGAGATAatacacagtttaaaaaaaggtccTATGAAATCCCTTTGAGATCACAGTTGTATTCAGCGGTTTGAATCAAACAGGATGTTATGGAATAATTGACATTGGAAATCCACATTAGCACAAATAAGTTTGTTTGCATGCATCGACTTATCAACAAGTTTGGCTTCATCTTGGGAAGCTGAACCCCAAACTCCCATTTACTGGTAGATAGCTAAAGCATGAACATAAAACTGCACTTTTACAACCCCAAGTTTATGATTCCACTATAAAAATACCGGTATGTAAAGAATGCAGAGAAAACTTTTTATGGGTTCTTCAACTGTTAGTGATGCACTTCAACGATATAACAATGTCTCACTTTGTTGTCGCCTTGTGCGCTCGCCGTGGCCCGAGACTTCAGCGTCTGTATCTTCTCAAAGACGAGGTTGACCTTTCTCTTCGTCGTTTCATCATTATCCACGcttctgcagacacaaacacaaacaaccacactGTATGTCAACACACTCAGTGTTTGGGTGTGGATCAAGAATTAATTCCAAACTGTTCTGGGAACAGAGCAAGTTATTCCCAGCTTAGAAAGGGTCAAGAAGGATCAAGCTGCTTTGATGTGTCACCTCACAGCACAAACAGCTTCATTACACCCGTCTAATAAACTATGAAGCACATGAGCAGAAGAATCAAACGCATGGGCAGTATAAGGGAATTTCTAGATTGTCTCATTTCATCTCTGGTGAATTAGTAGGAACCAGAGAAGTGTCAGCAATCATTCAGGGGTTAAGACAAATCACCATTTATAATGCtttcaaataatataatataaatgagatagtaaacatttacattcaagTAGTGGTTTTGTTCATATTATTAATTGtgacaaacaaaaactaaagtTCTAACTCGGGCTCATTCTCTCTGATGGCAACATAGTGTATGTcctatatttacaatatattaaaGTGGCAACCATTTACAGTATTGTTCTGATCAGTAAAAACCTTCCTAAACCTTAACAACAACTTATCCGGAGCTAAGAAAAGCAGCTTTGTCTTAAGCATTAAACGCCAAGCATTTCTGAGTTTATCGCCAGACGTTTGAAATCCCAAAGATAGGGGATTTTCTCGATCCACGGAATAACTATTAATCCTTCCATTAAAGTGAAAACATGAGAATGAACTAAACTGGAGTAACACCACTTTCACGTGACAGCAGTAATAtattatttcaataaataatatgGCTGACACAGACAGCCAAACCCCCAGAACTCCCTTCTCCTCATACAGATGATTTTCATTAAACCTTTATAACCCCTGTTGGtgaatgtttgtcttttaaGACTTTGGGAATGTAGCTCAGTTTCAGCCCCAGCACTTCCATCtgtgtttcctttcctttgtcCTGTGACTCCTGACCTGTGGCCCGACACACCCAAGCAGTTTCCTGCTCTCTTTCTACACTATCACAAATCTGTAGCACATGTAACAACTGTAAAATCACACACAACCAACACAAATGCTGCAGAATACAGTTTAACTGGTATTTCTGTTTCACTTTCAACGTTCTCTAAAAATAATTATGGACTTCATTCTATAAGTTAAAAAAGACTGTAAAGAATGCATAAGCCATCATATTTGGCTCCTCAAAAACTGAAAAGCAGTTCagacttttaaacatttttcttgACAGCCAGTAAGTGTCTGATCACACTGCAGCAAAGAGAGAGCAGCGAGAGAAAGTGGGATTCTGCAAGAAAACAAACTCCAGACAGCTGGATCTCTCACAGCCTGGATGGGAGGGTAAGAATAAGCACATTCCTTAACTTTCATCACAAACAGTCAAactatgataaaaaaaaacacagaacagtCTCTTCCTTCATGATGCATTGCCTTATGGAGCAACAAGTTGGATTCTGAGTAAACAACATGTTCAGTTCATGATTCAACGAACAGCCAAGGATTAAGACCAgaacatttcacttttttttatcaatacgagcaaataaaaccaaaaagtaCATTAATAAGAACAGAAAAGTCAAGATAACTCACCCGTCCTTAAGGTAATTGAACAaaatttgttttgctgtctcTTCATGCGTTTGTTGTGAAAGCTCTTGTTGACCTTTCAGAAGATCAGGTGTCGCCTGGAAATGGCAGGAAATGAGAGGGAGATCTTAATGAAATAAGAGAGATCttaacaaagcaaacaaatgtgTTCCTTATTTGGATAACACAGAACAGATGGCCATATGTTGgataatatacttatatttgAAGTGAAATAAGACAAAAGTTTAAACAGACATTTCAGATTCCAAATGTCTTATTCAATCATAACGCTACAGATCCCTTTTTACCTGAACATCTGCCTCTATGCTGGGCTTTTTGTCTAAAGTGGTCGAAGGTTTCGATAGCGATGTTGACAGCGATGTTGTTGTAACCTTTCCAGCTAAGGAAACACTGTCCTCGCTCTCCTTACTCTTGAATGATAATGAAGAGGTGCGAGTCCGTGGCTGTTTGTAACCCTGTATGGCGTAGACACCTTTAGAGATGGTGCTCTGGGGCGAGCCGGGCGCGCTGGTGACACGAGATGAAGCCCTGGAATCGCCCTTACCATCTACAGCCATGATCCAGGAGTCCTGACTGCCGGCTGTTTTCTGCCGTAGCTGTGAGGGCCGCAGGACATGCTCCATTGATGTGCCTTGCTGGCTGCTAATCCCGTCCACGTAGCTAGAGCCATCTCGCAGGCCAAAGGCACTATCCACACTGCGTGAGCGCTTCCTATCGTCTGGATTGATCCTGTTCCTGCGTCCTGTCCGGCCCCTGCGCTGATGGCCTCCATCGTTGCCATCAAACTTCTCAATGAGCTCATCGACAGCAGGAATGGAGcctgtgtctatgtctctgcCTGAACCTGGGAGGAAAGGGATGTAGCGGCGGTTCTCGTGGCGGTTGATGGTGTCTGCGTAGAGGGCGTCCATCTGGTCCTCCACCGGAGCCTTAGAGgtggaagatgaggaggagtgGCGGGAGCGGGATGAGGACTGAAGAACTGGACCACTAGAGTCAGTCCTGCGTAGAGGAAGGACATCAGGCTCACGGTGGGAAAGCTCGAGGCTGGAGTTGGCGCTGCTCATAGAAGTGGGAGATCTGCATGATGTCTTGCTGTGCTCACTTGTGGGACTAGACACGGTGGAGGGTTGAGGCTGGGCGGGAGGAACTGGCTGCTGCCGAGCTTTAGAGCCTGGCTTTGACTGAGGTGGATTCAGGTTGGCGAGACGAGGTTTGGACTGCGGCTGAGCTACTTGTGATTGTGGCATGGCCTGAGGCTGAGCAAGCTGGGTTGGAGGGAAAGACTGGGGCTGTGACTTTGGCTGAGGAAGGGTTGTCTTACTCAGGCTCTGGGATGGAAGTTGTCTTTTCTCTTGCTGCGCAAGAGCTTTATGCCGATCCAGGCTTGATGACTTGCCGTTGGGCGGTGCATGTACAGCAGATTTGGAGGAAGAAATCTGCTGTTGGTTCCCAGTCTCAGCCAGAGGCAGAGGCCTTGAAGGCAGACTGTGGAAGGTGTCAAGGTTCAGGGAGTTGTTCTCTGGATCATACGGCTGTAGTATCTCAGGGTGCTTCTGAAAGTTCAGAAGGGAGGATGGATTCTTTTCTTGTGAATCTGCAATGCCATTTTGAGGACCAGTGTAATGATTCATCTTCTGAGACCTGTACTCCATGAAGGGGCTGTTGGGTTCAGGCTCCTTTCCTCCCCTGAAATCATACTCCTGGTAGTTCTCAATAAAAGAACCCTCAGTGTCGATGTACCCATTACTGTTAGGGTCGATAAAGGATTGAGGACCCCTGTCCTGGTTGTTGAGAACTACGTAGGGGTGTCCATCTATACCCTGGACACGGATGCTGAGACCGTATGTACCAGCTCCATTACTGTGGGGCCTGGAGGGGCGGGACAGCTGAGTGTGGCCCCGCTGTGGTCCGCTGTTAGGAATGCCAGTCACTCTGTACGACTCCATCAGGAATGCAGAAGGAAAATAACCCCCTCTCCCTGGATCAGGTGGTCCACGTCTGCAAGCAAGGATTCACACTAAATTAGAGAGGAGACACTAAGACTGATGAGAGTAATTCAGTAATATCACCAACTGTTTCCCAGTTCCACACCAGTAcattaaatgaaacattaaagCCTGGCTGCATTTAATTAAGTCCGCTTTCATTTGATTTTCTTGTTTTGCATTAGGGGTTGCAACTAACGAATAAATCggcagattattttctatatcAATTGATTCATCATTTGGTCTATTAAATGTCCAAGGTGATGTccttaaatgtcttattttgtcaactcaaaacccaaagatattagGTTTAATatgagaaaagcaggacatctccttatctgagaggctgaaaacagcatcttcagccatttttgcatgaaaaattactttaacgatttaTCGATTATCAAGATAGTTGGCGATCACCTAATCGTTGCAGTTCCATTTTGCATGAGCCTTattgttctgttttctctccatgGAGATCTATTCTGTCAAACTGCTCAGGGTAATGTGCTCCGACCAAACGAAGAATGAGACAATACGCTCCCTGTGTTGCCTATAACATCTCAGAACTCATAATATCTCTGAAAATATGAGTCAACATCAGCCACATTCTTTTCTGTTTAGAAAAGCCTTACGGTTTGTGACTAACAGGTATGGTTTAACAAAATGACTGTTTGCTGTGCATGACAAAGAATATAGGTTAAACAGGTTAGAAGAAAAGTATTGACGGATTAATAACACGACATGACTCGGTCAGACCTGAGAGAAATGTGAGAGCTCTATCATCTCCACACAACTttagtgtgtacgtgtgtgtgtgtgtgtgtgtgtgtgtgtgtgtatacagtgtaaTTGATCCTTGTAAATGACATTGTAATTTGCAGCCCACACTCATGGGATATGCCAAAAACATAGAGCAACAAAAGCTCActtttgtcacatttataataattgtGGGGTTGTCTGGGGTTGACAGATTTGTAGCACAATCGTGAGAACACAAATGGCAATAAATATCAAACTGTGTACAAATATTAAAGTAAGCTGCTTAATGTTCTTCAGACACATTTATGCCTGGGAAGCCAGTGAAGACAAAGCCATCAGCAGCCAACACGTGTTTTACTGGACAATGGGCCTTTAACAGGTTCCTGTTTGACTTGCTGATAGCATCCCATTCTACCTGATGCTACAATACAAAGACGGACTGAGATGTGCCTGGAAGAAGGACAGAGATAAGACTGGCAACAAAGCTCAAGCAGGATATATCACATTAGCATGAAATGGGTGAACACGGATCTATGGACAACTGATACCTACTGAGCCTATTTAGTACCTAGAAAGGCACTCTGAGAGCGCTGACCTCCACCCAGGCCAAATGCCCCATCTCGAAATGTTAACgaaactgaaaaataatttgtgtatctgccctgtgattcgattcggatccgctcccaAATGTAgagggttcttccttggcccatgctacactctTGCAACAAGTTATACAAAATGACATTCTGATAGAAGATTTCAGGGCTTCTCCAGGAAAACTGGAAGCCACCTGACACGTCTtgttaaatatactgtatggcATTTGCTGCATGAAATGGTACCTCTGCTGTTTTCCCCTCATGGgtaacattttattacattaaagtGTATTCTTCTAATTTTATATAATGTTAGCAGAGGCTGTCGTTGTTTCAGATGAAG from Cottoperca gobio chromosome 3, fCotGob3.1, whole genome shotgun sequence encodes the following:
- the cgnl1 gene encoding cingulin-like protein 1 isoform X1 encodes the protein MESYRVTGIPNSGPQRGHTQLSRPSRPHSNGAGTYGLSIRVQGIDGHPYVVLNNQDRGPQSFIDPNSNGYIDTEGSFIENYQEYDFRGGKEPEPNSPFMEYRSQKMNHYTGPQNGIADSQEKNPSSLLNFQKHPEILQPYDPENNSLNLDTFHSLPSRPLPLAETGNQQQISSSKSAVHAPPNGKSSSLDRHKALAQQEKRQLPSQSLSKTTLPQPKSQPQSFPPTQLAQPQAMPQSQVAQPQSKPRLANLNPPQSKPGSKARQQPVPPAQPQPSTVSSPTSEHSKTSCRSPTSMSSANSSLELSHREPDVLPLRRTDSSGPVLQSSSRSRHSSSSSTSKAPVEDQMDALYADTINRHENRRYIPFLPGSGRDIDTGSIPAVDELIEKFDGNDGGHQRRGRTGRRNRINPDDRKRSRSVDSAFGLRDGSSYVDGISSQQGTSMEHVLRPSQLRQKTAGSQDSWIMAVDGKGDSRASSRVTSAPGSPQSTISKGVYAIQGYKQPRTRTSSLSFKSKESEDSVSLAGKVTTTSLSTSLSKPSTTLDKKPSIEADVQATPDLLKGQQELSQQTHEETAKQILFNYLKDGSVDNDETTKRKVNLVFEKIQTLKSRATASAQGDNKSLDFAAQTKALQVQNNELGKEMAELKRQLEDQTTKNQADKRTVAGLKELQRELERSVEECKRLKEKLAKTEFELQNTVEELFQVKMEREQHQTEIRDLQDQLSEMHDELDSAKKSAADGEKELIMADMMQLKVEMQDILLAKEEQEEVLRRRERELTALKGALKEEVAAHDQEVDKMREQYEKEIGRLQTSLVEAKQSSAAVVREKAEVEAAKGAVEGQAGRLNQEADRLRRRAQELENEVAKLNRIIDETKLQESRQGDRASRLERERKQLDESLAEITEQEEEMSRANRALTIRLEDVQRNFSKLSTEHKELEEMLQEERTQKEQFKHMKNDMEDERRLLDLTVEKLQKEMNDIVDASQSSTLELQEQIDIYKENNRRELTDLQKLLKERGQELEKCLLATKTLQEELSHREEDLRQCRRERDESVLKETTLEKKVHDLELETETKTHAKDDKARQIKLMEDRIVQLELDLSEERQSGDQLMDRIDRGREQVEQMRNELLQERASRQDLECDKMALERQTKDLKGRVAHFEGSQKSNKEGLVAQLEDRVQELEGRLEGEERERANLQLVNRRLERKVKEMMMQGEEEHHSMLDQKDQLNLRLKALKRQMDEAEEEIDRLEHSKKKQQRDLDDQQEVNEQLQSQLKALRSEIRRKSNSAPLLNTLDDDDDDDTSTDGETYFSSSLGYKRSSSQDNILSTYTL